The following is a genomic window from Pan paniscus chromosome 18, NHGRI_mPanPan1-v2.0_pri, whole genome shotgun sequence.
GAGAATTCTGAATAATGGCAGTAAATGTAAATACACTAATTTAACATCTTCGACTTATCTCGAAAACCTTGCCAAACCAGTAATGCACATTCTCCTGAAGATGGGAAGAGAGAATGCCCACAACTCTTCCTGTCACTGACTGAATGGGCCCTCCTGTTACTCTGAGAGACTTTTCTCAGAGAAAAGCAGACTtcgcagggtgcggtggctcacacctgtaatcctagcactttgggaggatgagatgggtggatcactggaggtcaggagttcgagaccagcctagccaacctggtgaaaccccatctttactaaaaatacaaaaattggctgggcatggtggcagccacctgtaatcccagctactcgggaggctgaggcaggagaatcacttgaacccgggagggggaggttgcagtgagccaagatcgcgccacagcactccagcctgggtaacagagcaagactccgtctcaaaaaaaaaaaaaaaaaaaagcagacttaTGGCTGCTTCTTTGCTTCTTTCTAGAAAGGAcctaggcaggtgccaccatgagACCCTAGAGGACCAGCGCAAAATGGAGACCACATATGCCTTCTGGGATGTGGCAAGCTGGGCGTTCCCCCAGCTCCCTTCACACCTGCACCAAGGCACCTGCTTGATCTATAAGTAAAGCTGTCAGAGAAGCTGCAGCAAAGGCGGTGGGCTCCAGATTACTAATTccctaaaccagtggttctcagctaGGGTGATTTTGCCCTAAAGGGGCATTTGGGAAAGTCTGgatacatttttggttgtcatgtcTGGGGATGGTATTGGCATCTAATATGtcaaggccagggatgctgctacacATCCCACAGTGCACATACAGGCCCATCACAAAGAATGATCCAGCCCCAAATAGTGCCCAGGTTGAAAAGCCCTGTCCTAAAGATAGGCCAGGTGATGGGGTGGCTTTCAGCATTGCTGTAAATACAGCACCCACCTGGGCCATTCAATCCTCTAAGAAGTTATGTATATTGTTTAGAATGtattggggccgggcatggtggctcacgcttgtaatcccagcactttgggaggccaaggcgggcgcatcatttgaggtcaggagtttgagactagcctggcctacatggtgaaaccctgtctctactaaaaatacaaaaattagctgggcatggtggtgcacacctgtaatcccacctactcgtgagtctgaggcaggagaattgcttgaacccgggaggcagagtttgtagtgagttgagatcatgccagcctggcccacagaggaagactctgtctcaaaaaaaaaaaaagtatgtgttggTAGAGAAGGTTAAGTGCCCACAgtcttaggttaaaaaaaaaactaaaatttctttAGGGTTTTTACTATCATCatcttttgaaatgtataaacTGAAGTTCATTtaggtggttgttgttgttgttgttgttgttgttgttttcacatTAGAAAGGCCAGGATCCAGAGCAAGACTGATCAAAACCTgaaacaggccgggtgtggtggctcacggctctaagcgcagcactttgggaggccaaggcgggcggatcatgaggtcaggagatcgagaccatcctggctaacacggagaaaccccctctctagtaaaaatgcaaaaattagctgggcatggtggcgcacacctgcaaccccagctactcaggaggctgaggcagaagaatcacttgaacccgggaggcggaggttgcagtgagccaagattgtgccattgcactccagcttggacaagaagagcgaaactccatctcaaacaaaacaaaacaaaacaaaacaaaacctgaaacAGAAATAACTGTTCACCATTTTGCGTCTCTATAATAATAATGTTTGCAGGCAAGTTAAATGCATTAAAATGACAGAACTAGTGAAATTTCAGACATTACTCGCTCATTTTATAGGCAAAGGCAGAAATGCTCAGTGGCAAAGCTGGGgtactaaaaaatatacatcCTGATGGTTCTCAGCTCTTAGGAAAAAGGAAGATGgttcttatttttacttattgCAGTGAACACTGGATTTATCCTGAGACTGTGTccaagaaaatatacagatgctTTTTGATCTAGGAGATTGAACTTGAAAAGTTTTTTCCTGGAACACCTCCGTATGCACAAATTCAGTACAAGAGTCATGCCTTAAGCTGCACAGTGATGGTGTTTAGACTGGTACAGTGGAAATACAGGCAAAACCACATGAGGAAAAAGGCCAGGGAATTAAGATGGATTGGACCCAAGCAAGGAGCAACTTAGTTGACAAGTTGCAAAGTTAAGTTCTGAGAACCCAATAAACAGTAAAGACCCATCATCAAATATCCAAATGCCAGCTTGCAGGCCAAAGGACTTCCATACAATTTTAAACAGTCAGTTATTCATTAGAGGGAAATTATCCAGCTTGTTATATTTGATCCACTCAATACATTCAGGAAAAACACAGATCTCTGTTGGAGTTCAACATACATTACCTGGTCATCTTCACCACATCCTGTATCTGAAAATTGTTCCTATCTTAAAGGAAGAAATGACATTCTTGAGCCCTCCTTCCTGCCTTATGTGATATTTTCCACCTAGTACTTCAAACGTCCCCGACCTGTGAAATATAGTTTGAGCCTTCAGAAACCCAGGCTACAAACCTTAATGCTGTCCTGACCAAACCCAACCCTCTGTTGAACAATTTCTCCTTGGGTTAGAAGAGGAAAATGATCCCTGATTCCCATGCATACATGcaggattaaaagagataatgtcTGGGAAGAGGACTtggattcttatttatttatttttttgagacagagtcttgttctgttgcccaggctggagtgcaatggcgtgatcttggctcactgcaacctccggaaacccagtctctactaataatacaaaaatgagctgagtgtggtggtgggcacctgtaatacaagctacttgggaggctggggcatgagaatcgcttgaacccaggaggcggaggttacagtgagccaagatcatgccactgcattctagcctgggtgacagagcgagactctgtctcaaaaaaaaaaaaaaaaaaaaaaacccctaggCAAACAGACAAGACATTACAAAGACCACCACTATGGAAGCAGGTATTTACAAATATAGTCATATATTCTGTCTACTCCATCGTTTAGGAGACAGGAAATCCAGAGTTCAAGTCCAACCTACCTTAAGCAAATTCAAACTATGTAATTACAAAGCAGCTTAATGATTACTCATATCACAGAACGGTTCATCAGAACATGTGTCTACACAGCAACATCACttggcatttaaaatataaatcatttacAAATGTCATTTAATTTAGATAGAACGGTGGGAATATGAGTTGGGGTAAAATGAGGGTGGAGGAAGGACAGAGGGAGAAAATAACAGCCCCTTTCCAAAAGTGTCTGGGGTTGAGGGTTTCCAAACGTTAGATGCAAAGTAATGCCAGAGGAAGCATGTGGGATGATAATCAcagtgatctttttatttttttcccaaaaagtaacctttttttttttttttgagacggggtctcactctgtcgcccaggctggagtgcagtggcgcgatctccgctcactgcaagctccgcctcctgggttcacaccattctcctgcctcagcctcccgagtagctgggactacagaagcccgccaccacgcccggctaattttttgtatttttagtagagatagggtttcaccgtgttagccaggatggtctcgatctcctgacctcatgatccgcccgcctcagcctcccaaagtgctgggattacaggcgtgagccacggcgcccggccccaAAAAGTAATTATTCTTTACCTGCTTCCCAGGCTGGATTTTGTAGCACTGTAGCTAAAACTTCCAGACACAGAGATTAGTATAAGGGTACAATCTGAGGATATGGCACCCTGAAAATGCAGGAGATGatagtgtatatacatggaaacaatCTGAGGGTGTGACACCCTGGACGCACAGGGTCTCCAATGCCTTGGACGTCCTGGACACAAgctggagttttcttttctttcttttgaggtggagtttcgctcttattgcccaggctggagtacaatggcacgatctcggctcaccacaaactctgcctcccgggttcaagcgattctcctgcctcagcctcctgagtagctgggattacaggcatgcgccaccatgcctggctaattttgtattattttagtagagacagggtttctccatgttggtcaggctggtctcgaactcccaacctcaggtgatccacctgccttggcctcccaaagtgctgagattagaggcgtaagccactgagcccggcctggaGTTTTTTATTAAAGCAATTCTTCAGATCTTTGTTGCAACAGCAAATGAGGCAGCACATAGACACCTGCTTCGTTCAAAAAATCAGGAGGCAGTTTGGTCTAAACCAGCCCAGTATACTTAGTTTGAGGCACGGGGATGGGGCAGAAAGGACACCTGCCAGATGGCTCTGGGCTGACGTGGGGCCAGCATGGAGGGAAGGAGGCCCTTTGGATTCCCCACTTTCTGCGTGGCTTCTGCTGGGAGTGGACAtgaggcaggcagaggctggggcTGGCAAGACCAATTGGCATTTTGTGAATGGCTAAGTAGCAGAAGCAGGTAACACATGAATATagtgttttagaaaataaatcccAACAATCCACTGAGGTTCAGTTTTCTTCAGTtgtactacaaaaaaaaaaaaaaaaatggaagaaaagaagagtCAAGACAGACTGAcggggaggagagaaagagagagtggggggtgggtgggaaatgagagagaagaaagagaaaggatggCTGCATCTCAAACGGTGCTTATTCCCAGGGGTTCTACCGCGACCGCTCAGAGGATCCTGTGGGTAGAGACGGGAATGATAACTCTGCTCACTGTGAGAGACGGCAAGAGAGGTCTTGGGAAAACTTTGGTCTCCAGCATTTGGGGCCTGTTTTCCTGCTTGGCCTTTGGGAGAACATGCTTTCGGGTGATCACAGGAGATCTTGGCTCCTTGGCTTTGAATTTGGATTTGTAGTTTTGCACTCCCCGTTTCTGCAGAAGCTGCAAGGCAGCAAGGTAGCGAACGTTGCTGGGGTCTGGAGGGCACGCCAGGTTTTTCTCAGACAGGAGGGACCAATGCAGGCAGCGCTGCTCCGGATCGGTCAGCAGGGATGTCCGGGCCgctggggaaggggaggatgGCGTGTCGTTGACCATAGGGTGTTTAGCCAGCTCACTGGCTCTTTTTTCACCTTTCCCATCTGCTGTTTTCAAGCCATATGCACAAGCCACACACGCATCCTTTTCCACATCCAGCACCTTCTCTTCTGACTGCAAGAAAGAGTTCTTACTCTTCTTACCCAGAACATCCAAAGCATTTGAAAGTGAAGCCTTCAGGGGAGGCAGAACTAGGACGGCCCTGGAAGTCAGGGGGCCTGGGATGGACAGCCCTCTGTGGGCCCCTCCACTGGGATTCCCAAAGGCCTTGCCCCTATTAGTGCCGGGGATGGCCCAGTCTTTGTTGCACCAAATAAACTCCTTGATTTGCAGACTTTTTTTCTCTGCTCGAAAGTAGGTGGGAAAGCAGATGTCGCTAATCGCCCTGGAAGCAGTGCTGGGGCCCTGGGGGGCTGCCTGAGTCTGGGAGGGGCTGCTCTGATCCTTCTCTGGGCCCCCCTCAGTAGGAGGCTTAGTCTGGAGGCTCCAGTGGGAGAGGTTAACACACACCAAGCAGTCGCTGCAGGCACCTTCCCCTACCCTCGCCTTTTTTGGTATCTTCCTCGGCCAGATGCAGGCAGCTGGAGAAGTCCTTCCCCACCCTTGGACCTGCAAATAAAGCGGCATGTTACTCCTCCAGCTGAGGGGCCCAAACTGTCCTTGCTCCAATTTTGGCCACATTCCCATTTTGGCAGTCTTATGTGAaacaatattcttatttttatttatttttttacaaccCCTTCCCCCactaataattttcttaaaattcattcacttaaaaaaacaaaatccttcaAAGTTGCAAAGCATGAAAAAGTGTAATACCTACTTTCACCGCTATAAAGCAATAACAGTATTTGTAATAGTATTTGTTAATCCTAAATACTAGCAAGAGCATTTGTTAATACTAAAACACTAAGCAATAGTATTTGTAAATGGCCACTTTGATGTGCtgactatatttcttttcaaatgcacatttaaatttgaagccattaaaataaaatgaaaaccgtTCATACTTGTCCCACCAACAAGGATTTTGGGCACCGCCAGTCTCTGCTTCCCATACCTGGGGAACACTGTTGCTTGGAGAGGCTGGAGGGAGACCGAGGAGCAGAGGCAGGTCCTGGAATGCAGAGGAGCCCTGCGTACCCAGGGATACCTACTCCCCATCCACGCCCAGAGTCCTCTGGCTGATCTTGCCACAGAGATCACCATTAAAAAAGGGTTGCCAGTAAAAATATAGGACCACATTTTGGACATACTTATACTGATAAATTAGGTATTTATCTGGTAATCCTATGTTTAATCACTGGATTAGACCAAGTTTTCTCAtagttttatgctttttttttttttagttttcttatagttttaaatataggATTCTATTGTTGATTCTAAGAATTGTTTAAGAGTAAGCCtgcagaccaggcgcagtggctcaggcctgtaatcccagcactttgggaggctgaggtgggcagatcacctaaggtcaagagtttgacaccagcctggccaatatggtgaaactccgtctctactaaaaatacaaaaattagc
Proteins encoded in this region:
- the C18H16orf46 gene encoding uncharacterized protein C16orf46 homolog, giving the protein MDLCQKNETDLENAENNEIQFTEETEPTYTCPDGKSEKNHVYCLLDVSDITLEQDEKAKEFIIGTGWEEAVQGWGRTSPAACIWPRKIPKKARVGEGACSDCLVCVNLSHWSLQTKPPTEGGPEKDQSSPSQTQAAPQGPSTASRAISDICFPTYFRAEKKSLQIKEFIWCNKDWAIPGTNRGKAFGNPSGGAHRGLSIPGPLTSRAVLVLPPLKASLSNALDVLGKKSKNSFLQSEEKVLDVEKDACVACAYGLKTADGKGEKRASELAKHPMVNDTPSSPSPAARTSLLTDPEQRCLHWSLLSEKNLACPPDPSNVRYLAALQLLQKRGVQNYKSKFKAKEPRSPVITRKHVLPKAKQENRPQMLETKVFPRPLLPSLTHRKKKIK